One window from the genome of Cryptomeria japonica chromosome 6, Sugi_1.0, whole genome shotgun sequence encodes:
- the LOC131031482 gene encoding E3 ubiquitin-protein ligase DIS1, which produces MASDILHCAGLEELNGSIDPPHLLAPGSEGCELKNYVCTTVKSLVDAVSSVHELLECPVCMNSMYPPIHQCPNGHTLCHVCKARVNNRCPTCRYELGNIRCLALEKVAASLELPCKYQCYGCQEIFPYYSKLKHEAQCPLRPYNCPYAGSECKVVGDIPSLVAHLRGDHKVDFHDGPTFNHRYVKSNPHEVENATWMLTVFNCFEQYFCLHFEAFQLGTAPVYIAFLRFMGNDNDAKNFSYSLEVGGSGRKLTWQGIPRSIRDSHKKVRDSHDGLIIQRNLALFFSGSDRKELKLRLTGRIWKEQ; this is translated from the exons ATGGCATCGGACATCTTACACTGTGCTGGTCTGGAAGAATTGAATGGTTCTATCGATCCACCCCATTTGCTTGCTCCGGGTTCAGAGGGCTGTGAACTTAAAAATTATGTGTGCACAACAGTAAAGTCGTTGGTGGATGCTGTCAGCAGTGTCCATGAGCTTTTAGAATGTCCAGTATGCATGAACTCTATGTACCCTCCCATTCACCAG tGCCCAAATGGTCATACGTTATGTCATGTATGTAAAGCAAGGGTCAATAACCGGTGTCCAACCTGCAGGTATGAACTTGGTAATATCAGATGCTTGGCTCTTGAAAAGGTGGCGGCATCTTTAGAGCTTCCATGCAAGTATCAGTGTTATGGTTGCCAAGAGATATTTCCTTACTACAGTAAATTAAAGCATGAAGCTCAGTGCCCTCTGAGGCCATACAACTGCCCATATGCAGGTTCTGAATGTAAGGTAGTAGGTGATATACCATCTCTGGTGGCTCATTTGAGAGGAGATCACAAAGTTGATTTTCATGATGGTCCCACCTTCAATCACCGATATGTAAAGTCAAATCCACATGAGGTTGAGAATGCTACTTGGATGCTAACG GTATTTAATTGTTTTGAGCAATACTTCTGTCTACATTTTGAAGCATTTCAACTGGGCACAGCCCCTGTTTATATAGCCTTTTTGCGTTTTATGGGAAACGATAATGATGCTAAGAACTTTAGCTACAGCCTTGAGGTTGGAGGTAGTGGTCGGAAACTGACTTGGCAGGGAATTCCTCGAAGCATTAGAGACAGCCACAAAAAGGTTCGTGACAGTCATGATGGATTAATTATACAACGAAATTTGGCACTCTTTTTCTCAGGCAGCGATAGAAAAGAATTGAAACTTAGATTAACAGGACGCATATGGAAAGAACAATGA